One Streptomyces sp. NBC_01237 genomic region harbors:
- the dnaE gene encoding DNA polymerase III subunit alpha → MTKPPFTHLHVHTQYSLLDGAARLKDMFEACNEMGMSHIAMTDHGNLHGAYDFFHSATKAGVTPIIGIEAYVAPESRKHKRKVQWGQPHQKRDDVSGSGGYTHKTIWASNRTGLHNLFRLSSDAYAEGWLQKWPRMDKETIAQWSDGLIASTGCPSGEVQTRLRLGQFDEAVQAASDYKDIFGEGKYFLELMDHGIEIERRVRDGLLAVGKKLNIPPLVTNDSHYTYASEATAHDALLCIQTGKNLSDPDRFRFDGTGYYLKTTDEMYAVDSSDAWQEGCANTLLVAEQIDTTGMFEAKNLMPKFEIPDGFTEVTWFQEEVRVGMGRRFPGGVPEDRQKQVEYELDVIIQMGFPGYFLVVADFIMWAKNNGIAVGPGRGSAAGSIVAYAMGITDLDPIEHGLIFERFLNPERVSMPDVDIDFDERRRVEVIRYVTEKYGADKVAMIGTYGKIKAKNAIKDSARVLGYPYAMGDRLTKAMPADVLGKGIDLNGITDPKHPRYSEAGEIRGMYENEPDVRKVIDTAKGVEGLVRQMGVHAAGVIMSSEPIVDHAPVWVRHTDGVTITQWDYPQCESLGLLKMDFLGLRNLTIMDDAIKMVKSNKGIELEMLALSLDDPKTYELLCRGDTLGVFQFDGGPMRSLLRQMQPDNFEDISAVSALYRPGPMGMNSHTNYAERKNARQEITPIHPELEEPLKEVLGLTYGLIVYQEQVQKAAQIVAGYSLGEADILRRVMGKKKPDELAKNFVLFEAGAKKNGFSDAAIKALWDVLVPFAGYAFNKAHSSAYGLVTYWTAYLKANYPAEYMAALLTSVKDDKDKSAVYLNECRRMGIKVLPPNVNESLSNFAAQGDDVILFGLTAVRNVGQNVVDSIIRSRKAKGKYSTFPDFLDKVEAVVCNKRTVESLIKAGAFDEMGHTRKGLVAHHEPMIDNVVQVKRKEAEGQFDLFGGMGEEESDEPGFGLDVEFSDIEWEKSYLLAQEREMLGLYVSDHPLFGLEHVLSDKADASISQLTGGEHGDGAIVTVGGIISGLQRKMTKQGNAWAIATVEDLAGSIECMFFPATYQLVSTQLVEDTVVFVKGRLDKREDVPRLVAMEMQVPDISNAGTNAPVVLTIPTVKITPPMVSRLGEVLSSHRGDTEVRIRLQGPRKTTVLRLDRHRVKPDPALFGDLKVLLGPSCLAG, encoded by the coding sequence GTGACCAAGCCGCCCTTCACGCACCTTCACGTCCACACCCAGTACTCGCTGCTGGACGGTGCCGCGCGGCTCAAGGACATGTTCGAGGCGTGCAACGAGATGGGCATGTCGCACATCGCGATGACGGACCACGGCAACCTGCACGGGGCGTACGACTTCTTCCACTCCGCGACCAAGGCGGGTGTGACGCCGATCATCGGCATCGAGGCGTATGTCGCCCCGGAGTCGCGCAAGCACAAGCGCAAGGTGCAGTGGGGACAGCCGCACCAGAAGCGCGACGACGTGTCCGGATCCGGTGGGTACACCCACAAGACGATCTGGGCGTCGAACAGGACCGGGCTGCACAACCTCTTCCGGCTCTCCTCGGACGCGTACGCCGAGGGCTGGCTGCAGAAGTGGCCGCGTATGGACAAGGAGACCATCGCGCAGTGGTCCGACGGTCTCATCGCGTCCACCGGGTGCCCCTCCGGAGAGGTGCAGACCCGGCTGCGGCTCGGGCAGTTCGACGAGGCGGTCCAGGCGGCCTCCGACTACAAGGACATCTTCGGCGAGGGCAAGTACTTCCTGGAGCTGATGGACCACGGCATCGAGATCGAGCGCCGGGTCCGTGACGGGCTCCTCGCGGTCGGCAAGAAGCTGAACATCCCGCCGCTCGTGACGAACGACTCGCACTACACCTACGCGAGCGAGGCCACGGCGCACGACGCCCTGCTGTGCATCCAGACCGGCAAGAACCTCTCGGACCCGGACCGCTTCCGCTTCGACGGCACCGGCTACTACCTCAAGACGACCGACGAGATGTACGCCGTCGACTCCTCCGACGCCTGGCAGGAGGGCTGCGCCAACACCCTCCTGGTCGCGGAGCAGATCGACACCACCGGCATGTTCGAGGCGAAGAACCTCATGCCGAAGTTCGAGATCCCGGACGGTTTCACCGAGGTCACCTGGTTCCAGGAGGAGGTCCGGGTCGGCATGGGGCGCCGCTTCCCGGGCGGTGTCCCCGAAGACCGGCAGAAGCAGGTCGAGTACGAGCTGGACGTCATCATCCAGATGGGGTTCCCGGGGTACTTCCTGGTCGTCGCCGACTTCATCATGTGGGCCAAGAACAACGGCATCGCGGTCGGCCCCGGGCGAGGCAGCGCCGCCGGTTCGATCGTGGCGTACGCGATGGGCATCACCGACCTCGACCCGATCGAGCACGGGCTGATCTTCGAGCGGTTCCTGAACCCCGAGCGTGTCTCCATGCCCGACGTCGACATCGACTTCGACGAGCGCAGGCGCGTCGAAGTGATCAGGTACGTGACCGAGAAGTACGGCGCCGACAAGGTCGCCATGATCGGCACGTACGGCAAGATCAAGGCGAAGAACGCCATCAAGGACTCCGCCCGTGTCCTCGGCTACCCGTACGCGATGGGCGACCGGCTCACCAAGGCCATGCCCGCCGACGTCCTCGGCAAGGGCATCGACCTCAACGGCATCACCGACCCCAAGCACCCGCGCTACAGCGAGGCGGGCGAGATCCGGGGGATGTACGAGAACGAGCCGGACGTACGGAAGGTCATCGACACCGCGAAGGGCGTCGAGGGCCTGGTCCGGCAGATGGGCGTGCACGCCGCGGGCGTGATCATGTCCAGCGAGCCGATCGTCGACCACGCCCCGGTCTGGGTCCGGCACACCGACGGCGTCACCATCACGCAGTGGGACTACCCGCAGTGCGAGTCGCTCGGCCTGCTGAAGATGGACTTCCTGGGCCTGCGCAACCTGACGATCATGGACGACGCCATCAAGATGGTGAAGTCCAACAAGGGCATCGAGCTGGAGATGCTCGCCCTGTCGCTGGACGACCCCAAGACGTACGAGCTGCTGTGCCGGGGTGACACGCTGGGCGTCTTCCAGTTCGACGGCGGCCCGATGCGCTCCCTGCTGCGCCAGATGCAGCCCGACAACTTCGAGGACATTTCCGCCGTCTCGGCCCTCTACCGGCCGGGTCCGATGGGAATGAACTCCCACACGAACTACGCGGAGCGCAAGAACGCCCGCCAGGAGATCACCCCGATCCACCCGGAGCTGGAGGAGCCCCTCAAGGAGGTCCTCGGCCTCACCTACGGCCTGATCGTCTACCAGGAGCAGGTGCAGAAGGCCGCCCAGATCGTCGCCGGTTACTCGCTCGGCGAGGCCGACATCCTGCGCCGCGTGATGGGCAAGAAGAAGCCCGACGAGCTGGCGAAGAACTTCGTCCTCTTCGAGGCCGGCGCCAAGAAGAACGGCTTCTCCGACGCGGCGATCAAGGCGCTGTGGGACGTCCTGGTGCCGTTCGCCGGATACGCGTTCAACAAGGCGCACTCCTCCGCGTACGGCCTGGTCACCTACTGGACCGCGTACCTCAAGGCGAACTATCCCGCCGAGTACATGGCGGCCCTGCTGACCTCGGTCAAGGACGACAAGGACAAGTCCGCGGTCTATCTGAACGAGTGCCGCCGCATGGGCATCAAGGTGCTCCCGCCCAACGTCAACGAGTCGCTGTCCAACTTCGCCGCCCAGGGTGACGACGTGATCCTCTTCGGGCTGACCGCGGTGCGCAACGTCGGCCAGAACGTCGTCGACTCGATCATCCGCAGCCGCAAGGCGAAGGGGAAGTACAGCACCTTCCCCGACTTCCTCGACAAGGTCGAAGCGGTCGTCTGCAACAAGCGCACCGTGGAATCACTCATCAAGGCCGGGGCCTTCGACGAGATGGGCCACACCCGCAAGGGACTCGTCGCCCACCACGAGCCGATGATCGACAACGTGGTGCAGGTCAAGCGCAAGGAGGCCGAGGGGCAGTTCGACCTCTTCGGCGGCATGGGCGAGGAGGAGAGCGACGAGCCCGGCTTCGGGCTGGACGTGGAGTTCTCCGACATCGAGTGGGAGAAGTCCTACCTGCTCGCGCAGGAACGCGAAATGCTCGGACTGTACGTCTCCGACCACCCGCTCTTCGGCCTGGAACACGTCCTGTCCGACAAGGCCGACGCCTCGATCTCCCAGCTGACCGGCGGGGAGCACGGGGACGGCGCCATCGTGACCGTCGGCGGCATCATCTCCGGACTCCAGCGCAAGATGACCAAGCAGGGCAACGCCTGGGCCATCGCCACCGTGGAGGACCTGGCGGGCTCCATCGAGTGCATGTTCTTCCCGGCCACCTACCAGCTGGTCTCCACCCAGCTCGTCGAGGACACCGTCGTCTTCGTCAAGGGCCGCCTGGACAAGCGCGAGGACGTGCCGCGCCTGGTCGCCATGGAGATGCAGGTCCCCGACATCTCCAACGCCGGGACCAACGCCCCGGTCGTCCTCACCATCCCCACGGTGAAGATCACCCCGCCCATGGTCAGCCGGCTCGGGGAGGTCCTGAGCAGCCACCGGGGCGACACCGAGGTACGGATCAGGCTCCAGGGACCCCGCAAGACCACGGTGCTCCGGCTCGACCGGCACCGGGTCAAGCCCGACCCGGCGCTCTTCGGCGACCTGAAGGTGCTGCTCGGCCCGTCCTGCCTGGCGGGCTGA
- a CDS encoding DUF2252 domain-containing protein, whose protein sequence is MSETQTGAAQRGEQILAVFDTAFGELLAADPAAFRVKFRKMAGSAFAFYRGTACLFYGDLEREQHSGQYLDERTGRVWIHGDLHAENFGTYMDANGRLIFNVNDFDEAYVGPFTWDLKRFAASVALIGYAKALGDDQISELVRVYAAAYRERIHALATGAKNDELPPFTLDTAEGPLLDALRDARSLTRFSLLDSMTEIRDFERRFAAGGGAIDLDAATRYKVLSAFDGYLETLPESSLTRPDSYRVKDVVGRRGIGIGSAGLPSYNILLEGNSDALENDVVIYLKQAQTPAVSRHITDVAVRDYFQHEGHRTVISQRALQAHADPWLGWTELDGAGQLVAEVSPYAVDLDWSDIDEPEEIAAVVADLGRATATMHSAADDESGHSLVPFSTERAIDAAIAADEEGFAELLVDFAHSYGARARTDHQIFVDLFRNGRIPGL, encoded by the coding sequence ATGTCGGAAACGCAGACCGGCGCAGCGCAGCGCGGGGAGCAGATTCTCGCCGTTTTCGACACCGCTTTCGGTGAGCTGCTGGCCGCCGACCCCGCGGCCTTCCGGGTCAAGTTCCGCAAGATGGCGGGCTCGGCCTTCGCCTTCTACCGGGGCACGGCATGCCTGTTCTACGGCGACCTGGAGCGCGAGCAGCACAGCGGCCAGTACCTGGACGAGCGCACCGGCCGGGTCTGGATCCACGGCGATCTGCACGCGGAGAATTTCGGCACGTACATGGACGCCAACGGCCGGCTGATCTTCAACGTGAACGACTTCGACGAGGCGTATGTGGGCCCCTTCACCTGGGACCTCAAGCGCTTCGCCGCCTCCGTCGCCCTGATCGGTTACGCGAAGGCGCTGGGCGACGACCAGATCAGCGAGCTGGTACGGGTGTACGCCGCCGCCTACCGCGAGCGGATCCACGCGCTGGCGACGGGCGCGAAGAACGACGAGCTGCCGCCGTTCACGCTGGACACCGCCGAGGGTCCGCTGCTGGACGCGCTGCGTGACGCCCGCTCGCTGACCCGGTTCTCGCTGCTGGACTCGATGACGGAGATCCGGGACTTCGAGCGGCGGTTCGCCGCCGGTGGCGGGGCGATCGACCTGGACGCGGCGACCCGCTACAAGGTGCTGTCCGCGTTCGACGGCTATCTGGAGACGCTGCCGGAGTCGAGCCTGACCCGCCCCGACTCCTACCGGGTGAAGGACGTCGTGGGCCGGCGGGGCATCGGGATCGGCTCGGCCGGGCTGCCCTCGTACAACATCCTCCTGGAGGGCAACAGCGACGCCCTGGAGAACGATGTGGTGATCTACCTCAAGCAGGCGCAGACCCCGGCGGTCTCCCGGCACATCACCGACGTGGCCGTGCGGGACTACTTCCAGCACGAGGGGCACCGCACCGTCATCTCGCAGCGCGCGCTCCAGGCGCACGCCGACCCGTGGCTCGGCTGGACCGAGCTGGACGGCGCGGGCCAGCTGGTCGCCGAGGTGTCGCCGTACGCGGTCGATCTGGACTGGTCCGACATCGACGAGCCGGAGGAGATCGCGGCGGTCGTCGCGGATCTCGGCCGGGCGACGGCGACGATGCACTCGGCGGCGGACGACGAGAGCGGACACTCGCTGGTGCCGTTCTCCACGGAGCGGGCGATCGACGCGGCCATCGCGGCCGACGAGGAGGGCTTCGCGGAGCTGCTGGTCGACTTCGCCCACAGTTACGGGGCCCGCGCCCGCACCGACCACCAGATCTTCGTGGACCTCTTCCGCAACGGCCGTATCCCCGGTCTGTAG
- a CDS encoding DsbA family protein: MSKRNTQANKAAARDRLRAERERQAKKDKARKQIVVGVSVVAALAVIGGISYGVMQLNKPDGWKAAADAKNVTAPKNTSGDDGTTVVIGKSTAKKTLELYEDSRCPICATFEQEIGETVAKDVDAGKYKIKYVGATFIDNSDNGEGSKNALSALGAALDVSPEAFLDYKAALYSAKFHPEERDDKFAKDSFLIEVADSVDALKGNKAFQKNVEDGTYDAWAMKMSKAFDKSGVKGTPTLKMDGKPVTAEGSENAPMTVADFTAAVDKALKA, translated from the coding sequence ATGAGCAAGCGCAACACCCAGGCCAACAAGGCAGCGGCCCGCGACCGGCTGCGCGCCGAGCGGGAACGCCAGGCGAAGAAGGACAAAGCCCGCAAGCAGATCGTCGTCGGTGTGTCGGTGGTCGCCGCCCTGGCCGTCATCGGCGGCATCAGCTACGGCGTGATGCAGCTGAACAAGCCCGACGGCTGGAAGGCCGCCGCGGACGCGAAGAACGTGACCGCCCCGAAGAACACCTCGGGCGACGACGGCACGACCGTGGTCATCGGCAAGTCGACCGCCAAGAAGACCCTTGAGCTGTACGAGGACTCGCGCTGCCCGATCTGCGCCACGTTCGAGCAGGAGATCGGCGAGACCGTCGCCAAGGACGTCGACGCCGGCAAGTACAAGATCAAGTACGTCGGTGCGACCTTCATCGACAACTCCGACAACGGCGAGGGCTCCAAGAACGCCCTCAGTGCCCTGGGCGCCGCGCTCGACGTGAGCCCCGAGGCGTTCCTGGACTACAAGGCCGCGCTCTACTCCGCCAAGTTCCACCCGGAGGAGCGTGACGACAAGTTCGCCAAGGACAGCTTCCTGATCGAGGTGGCGGACTCGGTGGACGCGCTGAAGGGCAACAAGGCGTTCCAGAAGAACGTCGAGGACGGCACGTACGACGCCTGGGCGATGAAGATGTCCAAGGCGTTCGACAAGAGCGGGGTGAAGGGCACGCCCACGCTGAAGATGGACGGCAAGCCCGTCACGGCGGAGGGCAGCGAGAACGCCCCGATGACCGTGGCCGACTTCACCGCCGCGGTCGACAAGGCGCTCAAGGCGTAA
- a CDS encoding dienelactone hydrolase family protein: MNIMLFHSTYGLRPAVHAAADRLRTAGHEVRVPDLFEGHTFDTVEEGMAFKEQVGKDELLRRAVLAAAPYSDQGLVYAGFSLGAATAQTLALGDEKARGLLLLHGTSDIAENASVNELPVQLHVADPDPFESHDWLNSWYLQMQRTGADVEVYRYPGAGHLFTDPDLHDYDEAAAEQTWKVALGFLATL, from the coding sequence ATGAACATCATGCTTTTCCACTCGACCTACGGGCTGCGGCCCGCTGTGCACGCCGCGGCCGACCGGCTCCGGACCGCCGGCCATGAGGTGCGGGTGCCCGATCTGTTCGAGGGGCACACCTTTGACACGGTGGAGGAAGGCATGGCTTTCAAGGAGCAGGTGGGCAAGGACGAGCTGCTCAGGCGCGCCGTGCTGGCCGCGGCGCCCTACTCCGACCAGGGGCTCGTGTACGCGGGCTTCTCCCTGGGGGCGGCCACCGCGCAGACCCTGGCGCTCGGCGACGAGAAGGCCCGCGGACTGCTCCTGCTGCACGGCACGTCGGACATCGCGGAGAACGCTTCCGTGAACGAGCTGCCCGTACAGCTGCATGTCGCCGACCCCGATCCCTTCGAGTCGCACGACTGGCTGAACAGCTGGTACCTCCAGATGCAGCGGACCGGTGCCGATGTGGAGGTCTACCGCTACCCGGGCGCCGGGCATCTGTTCACCGACCCGGATCTGCACGACTACGACGAGGCGGCGGCGGAGCAGACCTGGAAGGTCGCGCTCGGTTTCCTCGCCACGCTGTAG
- a CDS encoding mechanosensitive ion channel family protein, whose product MEYVLRPLIIVGGSVVITLLVGWLVDLLLRRADSRHHDTPLWGLLRRCRLPVQLVLCTALLRATFVHTRLGPVNDHRAGIGQVLTLVLIAASAWLVVRVAATVIEASYARYAAATRDPARVRRVRTQVTLIQRVVTAVVATVAVAAMLLTFPAMRTVGTSMLASAGVLGIVAGVAAQSTLGNLFAGLQIAFGDMVRIGDTVVVDGEWGTVEEITLTFLAVRTWDERRITMPVSYFTSKPFENWSRGGVQMTGTVFLHLDHSAPVAAMREQLRDILGECAAWDGRDWSLAVTDTTPSTIQVRAVVTAKDADDIWTVRCAVREQLVGWLRDHHPYALPRIATSPAVLPPGEQWAELTGAAGGTGGNGSGPGAGSGDSRAPRTGRG is encoded by the coding sequence ATGGAGTACGTCCTGCGCCCGCTGATCATCGTCGGCGGTTCCGTGGTGATCACCCTGCTGGTCGGCTGGCTGGTCGATCTGCTGCTGCGGCGGGCCGACAGCCGCCACCACGACACCCCCCTGTGGGGTCTGCTGCGCCGGTGCCGGCTCCCCGTACAGCTGGTGCTCTGCACCGCGCTGCTGAGAGCCACCTTCGTACACACCCGGCTCGGCCCGGTGAACGATCACCGGGCCGGTATCGGCCAGGTCCTCACGCTGGTGCTGATCGCCGCGTCGGCGTGGCTGGTGGTACGGGTCGCGGCGACGGTCATCGAGGCGTCGTACGCGCGCTACGCCGCGGCCACCCGTGATCCGGCCCGGGTGCGCCGGGTGCGTACGCAGGTGACGCTGATCCAGCGCGTGGTGACCGCCGTCGTGGCGACCGTCGCCGTCGCGGCGATGCTGCTGACGTTCCCCGCGATGCGGACGGTCGGCACCTCGATGCTCGCTTCCGCGGGTGTGCTGGGCATCGTCGCGGGTGTCGCCGCCCAGTCCACGCTCGGCAACCTCTTCGCCGGGCTGCAGATCGCGTTCGGGGACATGGTGCGGATCGGCGACACGGTGGTGGTGGACGGCGAGTGGGGCACCGTCGAGGAGATCACGCTGACCTTCCTCGCGGTACGGACCTGGGACGAGCGGCGGATCACGATGCCCGTCTCGTACTTCACCAGCAAGCCGTTCGAGAACTGGTCGCGCGGCGGGGTCCAGATGACCGGGACGGTCTTCCTCCACCTCGACCACTCGGCGCCGGTGGCCGCGATGCGCGAACAGCTGCGCGACATCCTCGGTGAGTGCGCCGCGTGGGACGGCCGTGACTGGTCGCTCGCGGTCACCGACACCACCCCGTCGACGATCCAGGTGCGGGCCGTGGTCACGGCGAAGGACGCGGACGACATCTGGACGGTCCGCTGCGCGGTGCGGGAGCAGCTGGTCGGCTGGCTGCGGGACCACCATCCGTACGCGCTGCCGCGGATCGCCACCTCCCCCGCGGTGCTTCCGCCGGGCGAGCAGTGGGCGGAGCTGACCGGGGCCGCAGGGGGGACCGGCGGCAACGGCAGCGGTCCCGGTGCGGGGAGCGGCGACAGCAGGGCCCCGCGGACAGGACGCGGCTGA
- a CDS encoding Na+/H+ antiporter has product MDQMALLLLLLLGAVVTVPLGERLGLPAPVLMTLAGIAMAFTSFVPNVDIPPEIILPALLPPLLYASVQRTSWRQFAANRRPIFLLAVALVFVTTAAVAAVANSIVPGLPIAAAVALGALVAPPDPVAATAVAGSVGLPRRLVSILEGEGLFNDVTAIVLYHVAIAAAVSGTFSLPEAFGLLILSAVVAVAVGLALGWLTIKLMGILGDATLQVGLSLLVPFVSYVLAEELMGSGVLAVLTTALFLAEHTADADDVLGRLTGRTFWEIVDTLVTGVAFGLIGLELHSVFGTADGRELEMVGWGLAIVVVVVGVRLLWLLPATWLAKRLHKRRDVSEEIPTSWRETVVMWWAGMRGVASVALALAIPLETDDGKPFPGRDEIIFIAFAVIMATLVFQGLTLPWLVRKLGVRADTDAERALERDLAIRAAKAAKYRLKEIQEVEDFPEDVIERLQRAAYDIGARISPDMVDEERREAYAKRADRFRAVSRVQREMMSAARHAVLSARSEPGADPEVVDRVLRYLDVRSLR; this is encoded by the coding sequence GTGGATCAAATGGCACTGCTGCTCCTGCTCCTGCTCGGAGCCGTGGTCACGGTGCCGTTGGGGGAGCGGCTGGGCCTCCCGGCGCCGGTGCTGATGACGCTCGCCGGGATCGCGATGGCGTTCACCAGCTTCGTGCCGAATGTCGACATCCCGCCGGAGATCATCCTTCCCGCGCTGTTGCCGCCGCTGCTCTACGCCTCCGTGCAGCGCACCTCCTGGCGGCAGTTCGCCGCCAACAGACGACCGATCTTTCTGCTGGCCGTGGCGCTGGTGTTCGTCACCACGGCCGCGGTCGCCGCGGTCGCCAACTCGATCGTCCCCGGACTGCCCATCGCCGCCGCGGTCGCCCTCGGCGCGCTCGTCGCCCCGCCCGACCCGGTCGCCGCGACGGCCGTCGCGGGTTCGGTCGGGCTGCCGCGCAGGCTGGTCTCGATCCTGGAGGGCGAGGGGCTGTTCAACGACGTGACCGCGATCGTGCTCTACCACGTGGCGATCGCCGCCGCGGTGAGCGGGACCTTCTCGCTGCCCGAGGCCTTCGGGCTGCTGATCCTGTCCGCCGTCGTCGCGGTGGCCGTCGGACTCGCGCTCGGCTGGCTCACCATCAAACTGATGGGCATCCTGGGGGACGCCACCCTTCAGGTCGGCCTCTCCCTGCTCGTGCCCTTCGTGAGTTACGTCCTCGCCGAGGAGCTGATGGGGTCGGGCGTGCTGGCCGTCCTGACCACGGCGCTCTTCCTCGCCGAGCACACCGCGGACGCCGACGACGTCCTCGGACGTCTCACCGGACGTACCTTCTGGGAGATTGTCGACACCCTTGTCACCGGTGTCGCCTTCGGACTGATCGGCCTCGAACTCCACAGCGTCTTCGGCACGGCCGACGGGCGCGAACTGGAGATGGTGGGCTGGGGCCTCGCGATCGTCGTGGTGGTCGTCGGCGTACGGCTGCTGTGGCTGCTGCCCGCGACCTGGCTCGCCAAGCGGCTGCACAAACGGCGGGACGTCAGCGAGGAGATCCCCACCAGTTGGCGGGAGACCGTCGTCATGTGGTGGGCCGGGATGCGCGGGGTGGCCTCGGTCGCGCTGGCGCTGGCGATCCCGCTGGAGACGGACGACGGGAAGCCGTTCCCCGGCCGCGACGAGATCATCTTCATCGCGTTCGCCGTCATCATGGCGACCCTCGTCTTCCAGGGGCTCACACTGCCCTGGCTGGTGCGCAAGCTCGGCGTGCGCGCCGACACGGACGCCGAGCGGGCCCTGGAGCGGGACCTCGCGATCCGCGCCGCCAAAGCCGCCAAGTACCGGCTCAAGGAGATCCAGGAGGTCGAGGACTTCCCGGAGGACGTCATCGAGCGGCTGCAGCGCGCGGCGTACGACATCGGGGCGCGGATCAGCCCGGACATGGTCGACGAGGAGCGGCGCGAGGCGTACGCGAAGCGCGCGGACCGGTTCAGGGCGGTCAGCCGCGTCCAGCGCGAGATGATGTCGGCCGCCCGCCACGCGGTGCTCTCCGCGCGCAGTGAACCGGGCGCCGACCCCGAGGTGGTCGACCGGGTGCTGCGCTACCTGGACGTACGCAGCCTGCGCTGA